In one Mucilaginibacter ginsenosidivorax genomic region, the following are encoded:
- a CDS encoding Gfo/Idh/MocA family protein: MINWGIIGCGDVTELKSGPAFKKVADSDLLAVMRRDAAKAADYASRHRVGKWYSDADKMMAEAGVNAIYIATPPSSHLEYALSALEKGFNVYVEKPVTRNADEARAMAAAVKQSNAKLTVAHYRRAVPMFLMVKDLLDKQKIGEVRTVQIRMWQSRKPKLIAESETNWRVLPEFSGGGYFHDLAPHQLDLMLYYFGEPEKYHGFSLNQSASTPADDHVCGEILFKNKVVVNGSWCFSVAESLTTDTCEIIGTKGKITFPFFGNYVTWKTDTEDETVTFKHPQHIQQPMIEKIVTYFKNEGPNPCSIDEAIVLMDIMDSFTKTK; encoded by the coding sequence ATGATCAACTGGGGTATAATTGGTTGCGGCGACGTGACTGAACTTAAAAGCGGGCCTGCCTTTAAAAAAGTGGCCGATAGTGATCTGTTAGCCGTTATGCGGCGTGATGCAGCAAAAGCAGCCGACTATGCCAGCCGCCACCGGGTAGGCAAATGGTACAGCGATGCTGATAAAATGATGGCCGAAGCCGGTGTTAATGCTATTTATATTGCTACCCCGCCGTCATCGCACCTGGAGTATGCTTTATCTGCTTTAGAAAAGGGTTTTAATGTATATGTGGAGAAACCTGTTACCCGCAATGCCGATGAAGCCAGGGCCATGGCTGCGGCCGTAAAACAAAGCAATGCAAAACTCACTGTAGCCCATTACCGCAGGGCAGTGCCTATGTTTTTAATGGTGAAGGATTTGCTTGACAAACAAAAAATTGGCGAAGTGCGTACGGTGCAAATCCGGATGTGGCAAAGCCGCAAGCCAAAACTAATTGCCGAAAGCGAAACCAACTGGCGGGTATTGCCCGAATTTTCGGGCGGCGGTTATTTTCACGACCTGGCCCCGCACCAGTTGGACCTGATGCTATATTATTTTGGCGAACCGGAAAAATATCATGGTTTCTCGCTCAACCAATCTGCTTCAACACCGGCCGATGATCATGTTTGCGGCGAAATCCTGTTTAAAAACAAAGTGGTTGTAAATGGCTCCTGGTGCTTTAGCGTAGCCGAAAGTTTAACCACTGATACCTGCGAGATCATCGGCACAAAAGGAAAAATAACTTTCCCGTTTTTTGGCAATTATGTTACCTGGAAAACAGATACTGAAGATGAAACTGTAACGTTTAAGCATCCGCAACACATACAGCAACCTATGATTGAAAAAATAGTAACTTATTTTAAAAACGAAGGCCCCAACCCCTGCTCCATTGACGAGGCTATTGTTTTAATGGATATTATGGATTCATTTACTAAAACTAAATGA
- a CDS encoding MGMT family protein, with amino-acid sequence MDDINFFDKVYQVARLIPKGRVTSYGAIASYLGTKGSSRMVGYAMQAAGRANPPVPAHRVVNRQGLLTAKFHFGGNTMQEMLESEGVKVTDDQVQDFKTVYWDPNIELAL; translated from the coding sequence ATGGACGATATTAACTTTTTTGATAAAGTATACCAGGTGGCCCGGCTGATACCTAAGGGCAGGGTAACCTCATACGGTGCTATCGCGTCTTATCTGGGCACCAAGGGTTCATCGCGCATGGTGGGTTACGCTATGCAGGCGGCAGGCAGGGCCAATCCGCCGGTACCGGCGCACCGGGTTGTAAACAGGCAGGGCTTGCTTACCGCCAAGTTTCATTTCGGAGGTAATACCATGCAGGAGATGCTGGAAAGCGAAGGCGTAAAAGTAACTGACGACCAGGTGCAGGACTTTAAAACGGTGTATTGGGACCCGAATATAGAACTGGCTTTATAG
- the trmB gene encoding tRNA (guanosine(46)-N7)-methyltransferase TrmB produces MGKDKLKRFAEIDTFSNVLQLDAGKPFKGDWSKGFFNNDNPVVLELACGKGEYTVNLARLFPEKNFIGIDYKGNRIWRGAKTAIEDGVPNVAFLRIQIENLLDYFADGEVDEIWITFPDPQPQLSREKKRLTSPRFLDKYIRILKPSGCVNLKTDNDGLHAYTAEKIEELKLKLHIRTEDLYHSPYADEVLSIKTYYEKKYLKDNKNINYLKFSFE; encoded by the coding sequence GTGGGAAAAGATAAGTTAAAGCGATTTGCAGAGATTGATACCTTTAGCAATGTGCTACAATTGGATGCGGGCAAACCTTTTAAAGGCGATTGGAGCAAAGGTTTTTTTAATAATGATAATCCGGTAGTTTTAGAGTTGGCCTGCGGTAAAGGCGAATACACGGTAAACCTTGCCCGGCTTTTTCCTGAAAAAAATTTTATTGGTATTGATTATAAAGGCAACCGCATTTGGCGTGGCGCAAAAACTGCTATTGAAGATGGTGTACCCAATGTTGCTTTCTTACGCATCCAGATAGAAAACCTGCTGGATTATTTTGCCGATGGCGAAGTAGACGAGATATGGATTACCTTTCCCGACCCCCAGCCGCAATTAAGCCGCGAAAAAAAGCGCTTAACTTCTCCACGCTTTTTAGATAAATATATCAGGATACTGAAACCATCGGGCTGCGTTAACCTTAAAACCGACAACGATGGCCTGCATGCCTATACAGCCGAAAAGATTGAAGAGCTTAAACTAAAACTACACATCCGTACCGAGGATCTTTACCACTCGCCCTATGCCGATGAAGTGTTATCGATAAAAACCTATTACGAAAAAAAATATTTGAAGGATAACAAGAACATTAATTATCTTAAGTTTTCGTTTGAATAA
- a CDS encoding VOC family protein, translating to MINFKRADHFQIVVPPERLEEARIFYTDVIGLEPIERPKFKSKGYWFNIANIQLHLSTEEAMPRTSRHNAFEISGIAAARRHLQNHGVEFMEEPAIPGRERFSFIDPFGNRIELLEMLK from the coding sequence ATGATTAATTTTAAACGCGCCGACCATTTCCAGATTGTTGTACCTCCCGAACGATTAGAGGAAGCGAGGATTTTTTATACCGATGTAATAGGTCTTGAACCAATCGAGCGGCCTAAATTCAAATCGAAGGGTTATTGGTTTAACATAGCTAATATTCAGCTGCATTTAAGTACCGAGGAAGCCATGCCACGCACATCGAGGCATAATGCCTTTGAAATAAGCGGCATTGCCGCGGCACGCCGGCATTTGCAAAACCATGGGGTGGAGTTTATGGAAGAACCGGCAATTCCTGGCCGGGAGCGATTTTCTTTTATAGACCCGTTTGGGAACAGGATAGAATTATTGGAGATGCTTAAATAA
- a CDS encoding ExbD/TolR family protein: MNLRKRHKSASAEVHTSAMNDIMFFLLLFFLIASTVTNPNVVKLVLPKSSSGQSISKKTINVAITKDLVYTVDKKVVPVDKLMDELSTYKTMAKELTIVLSVDKTVAIQDVVQVLDIAQKLNIKLVLATEPK; this comes from the coding sequence ATGAATTTAAGAAAAAGACATAAAAGTGCATCTGCCGAGGTACATACATCGGCAATGAACGATATCATGTTCTTCCTGCTTTTGTTTTTTCTCATCGCTTCTACGGTAACCAACCCAAACGTGGTTAAGCTGGTATTGCCAAAATCGTCAAGCGGGCAGTCTATCTCCAAAAAAACAATCAACGTAGCTATTACTAAAGACTTGGTATACACCGTTGATAAAAAGGTAGTACCGGTGGATAAGCTGATGGACGAACTATCAACCTACAAAACCATGGCTAAAGAATTAACCATTGTTTTATCGGTAGATAAAACCGTAGCCATACAGGATGTGGTACAGGTATTGGATATAGCACAAAAATTAAACATAAAACTGGTTTTAGCAACGGAACCAAAATAG
- a CDS encoding bifunctional folylpolyglutamate synthase/dihydrofolate synthase codes for MDYGLWTMDYKDTIQYLYTQLPMFTRDGASAYKANLDNTIELCKRLDNPQHKFKSVHVGGTNGKGSTSHMLAAVLQTAGYKTGLYTSPHLKDFRERIRINGQMISEQTVIDFVENHLKDFDEIRPSFFEMTVGLAFDVFATEQVDIAIIEVGLGGRLDSTNIINPLLSIITNIGWDHMNILGNTLPLIAGEKAGIIKPGVPVIIGENQPETAQVFVEKAAKERTTLLFASDTWEIQKSKVKGQKENLLDLTATKNSQFTTHNSQLIQLDLTGSYQLKNVKTVLTAIDELRIQGFNISDDDIRTALSQVKTLTGLHGRWETLTEKPLTICDTGHNPDGIQEVLKNIAFVNYKHLHFVIGMVNDKDITKVLSMLPKEATYYFCKPDIPRGLEAESLKQKAESIGLQGLTYTSVKQALQAAQNAAGDDDLVFVGGSTFVVAEVV; via the coding sequence ATGGACTATGGACTATGGACTATGGACTATAAAGACACCATCCAATACCTATATACTCAGCTCCCCATGTTTACACGCGATGGGGCTTCGGCTTACAAAGCTAACCTGGATAACACCATCGAACTTTGTAAACGCCTTGATAACCCTCAGCATAAATTTAAAAGCGTACATGTTGGCGGCACCAATGGCAAAGGTTCTACATCGCACATGCTGGCGGCTGTATTGCAAACGGCCGGTTACAAAACGGGCTTATATACATCGCCCCATTTAAAAGATTTTCGCGAACGCATTCGCATTAACGGGCAAATGATCAGCGAGCAAACGGTGATTGATTTTGTTGAAAATCATCTTAAAGATTTTGATGAGATCCGGCCCTCATTCTTTGAAATGACTGTTGGTCTTGCCTTTGACGTTTTTGCAACGGAGCAGGTAGATATTGCCATTATTGAAGTTGGCCTGGGGGGCAGGTTGGATTCTACTAATATCATCAACCCACTACTTTCCATCATCACCAACATCGGCTGGGACCACATGAATATCCTGGGCAATACGTTACCACTCATAGCGGGCGAAAAAGCGGGTATTATTAAACCCGGCGTCCCGGTTATTATTGGCGAAAACCAGCCGGAAACGGCGCAGGTATTTGTTGAAAAAGCGGCAAAAGAACGTACCACTCTTTTATTTGCATCAGATACGTGGGAAATTCAAAAGTCAAAAGTCAAAGGCCAAAAAGAAAATCTGCTTGATTTAACTGCTACAAAAAACTCACAATTCACAACTCACAACTCACAACTCATCCAGCTCGATCTTACCGGCTCATATCAGCTCAAAAATGTAAAGACTGTCTTAACGGCTATTGATGAGCTGCGTATTCAAGGTTTCAATATTAGTGATGATGATATTCGTACCGCCTTATCGCAGGTAAAAACCCTTACCGGTTTACATGGCCGCTGGGAAACATTAACTGAAAAGCCCTTAACCATTTGCGACACCGGCCACAACCCCGACGGTATACAGGAGGTTTTAAAAAACATTGCGTTCGTTAACTATAAACACCTCCACTTTGTAATCGGGATGGTGAATGATAAGGACATCACTAAGGTTTTAAGCATGCTCCCTAAAGAGGCTACCTATTACTTTTGCAAACCCGATATCCCAAGGGGATTAGAGGCTGAAAGCTTAAAGCAGAAGGCAGAAAGCATAGGTTTACAGGGTTTAACATACACGTCTGTTAAACAAGCCTTACAGGCCGCTCAAAACGCAGCCGGTGACGACGACCTGGTTTTTGTGGGAGGCAGTACTTTCGTGGTGGCGGAGGTGGTGTGA
- a CDS encoding MotA/TolQ/ExbB proton channel family protein gives MTLLLIQAVTDTAKHLVDTANHAATQLAPAEDLRFGDLLIKGGWVMIPIGILAVLGLVIFFERYFTIRKASRNESNLMIQVRSSIHSGNLESAIAICRNSNTPLGRMLQKGLLRIGRPIKDIEGAIENIGKLEVSKLEKNIGILGIVAGIAPMFGFLGTIAGVIKIFYDISKTDNISMGVISGGLYVKMVTSAAGLFVGIVAYVCYHILNMMVDKVILKLETDAIEFIDLLEEPSK, from the coding sequence ATGACATTATTATTAATACAAGCAGTAACAGATACAGCAAAGCACTTAGTAGATACCGCTAACCATGCAGCCACCCAATTAGCACCCGCAGAAGATTTACGTTTTGGCGACCTGCTGATAAAAGGGGGCTGGGTAATGATACCTATTGGCATACTGGCCGTACTGGGGCTTGTTATATTTTTTGAACGTTATTTTACCATCCGAAAGGCATCCCGCAATGAGTCGAACCTGATGATACAGGTACGGTCAAGCATTCATTCGGGCAACCTGGAATCGGCTATTGCTATATGTCGTAACAGCAATACACCTTTGGGCCGCATGCTGCAAAAAGGCTTATTACGCATTGGCCGCCCGATAAAAGACATTGAAGGCGCTATAGAAAACATTGGCAAGCTGGAGGTATCCAAACTGGAAAAAAACATTGGTATTTTGGGTATAGTTGCCGGTATTGCACCGATGTTTGGTTTCCTGGGTACTATTGCCGGGGTAATCAAAATATTTTACGATATTTCTAAAACAGATAACATCAGTATGGGCGTTATATCTGGTGGGTTATATGTAAAAATGGTAACATCTGCTGCCGGTTTGTTTGTAGGTATTGTGGCCTACGTGTGCTACCATATTTTAAATATGATGGTTGATAAAGTGATCCTGAAACTGGAAACCGATGCCATTGAATTTATTGACCTGTTAGAGGAGCCAAGCAAATGA
- a CDS encoding DUF6496 domain-containing protein: MAKYSEKASEKVEKTMHEMKEGKLKSGSGEKVTSKKQAVAIGLSEARKEGAKVPKKKS; encoded by the coding sequence ATGGCAAAGTATTCAGAAAAAGCAAGTGAAAAAGTGGAGAAAACCATGCACGAAATGAAAGAGGGGAAACTTAAAAGCGGCAGCGGTGAAAAAGTGACCAGCAAGAAACAGGCCGTGGCTATCGGTTTATCAGAAGCCCGTAAGGAAGGTGCAAAGGTGCCTAAAAAGAAAAGCTGA
- a CDS encoding SMI1/KNR4 family protein, with protein sequence MNKSSLKSIWEAPIYLPYLQPTLTDEMVKEAENLIGFRLPYEYVNLLKIQNGGYIRYTLKNTPHSVIAGIGLNYPSITDFEWFRSYDDYMSFSLEGLFPFDGDGHWNLCLDYRKNNLEPEITYIDTESDFEELIASNFSCYLNMLEIEVEDEYIIQLALSIEYTITQISNITNIKFEEPDYFAHGYAVYRGMFNGSWVWVSPNKVPRGFIRETEDRYEELKTQMEGTALRFPEVPENSVIINISDETQGAQLINKLIENGLSINKLKDLI encoded by the coding sequence ATGAATAAATCAAGCCTAAAATCTATTTGGGAAGCTCCTATATATCTACCGTATCTTCAACCAACGCTTACTGACGAGATGGTTAAAGAAGCTGAAAATTTGATTGGCTTTAGGTTGCCCTACGAATATGTCAATCTTTTAAAAATTCAAAATGGTGGATACATAAGATATACACTAAAAAACACTCCTCATTCAGTAATTGCAGGAATAGGGCTTAATTATCCGTCAATTACAGATTTTGAATGGTTTAGGTCATACGACGATTACATGAGTTTTAGCCTTGAAGGATTATTTCCATTCGACGGCGATGGTCACTGGAATCTTTGTCTCGATTACAGGAAGAATAATTTAGAGCCTGAGATAACATATATTGATACAGAATCAGATTTTGAAGAACTAATTGCATCAAATTTTAGCTGCTATTTGAATATGCTCGAAATCGAAGTTGAGGACGAATATATAATTCAGTTGGCTTTATCTATTGAATACACTATAACGCAAATTTCAAATATTACCAATATAAAATTTGAAGAGCCCGACTATTTTGCTCATGGTTACGCTGTATACCGTGGAATGTTTAATGGCAGCTGGGTTTGGGTAAGCCCCAATAAAGTACCACGAGGATTTATTCGCGAGACAGAAGACAGATATGAAGAATTAAAAACACAAATGGAAGGTACGGCCCTTAGGTTTCCGGAAGTGCCCGAAAATAGCGTGATCATAAATATATCGGACGAAACACAAGGAGCACAATTAATTAATAAGCTGATAGAAAATGGATTATCAATAAATAAATTAAAAGATTTGATATAA
- a CDS encoding HU domain-containing protein, with product MDIANYLSELLGQHGEISVPGLGYFVHVRVGAWYNDAERKFYPPGYKIQFDPQTLDGDDTLTKYIAEKKKISLASSKYFTDKYISALKQEAALQEVPFADLGWFFMDKGRIAFKSKVSNTDNASFYGYAPVSIKKLNQPAAPEVTAQPGTVAPEHVSTPIQATTTPVQSPEPLPLPPPIRDIQFTETVNQPEEYIDDEPEIRRGISLWAIILIVVIILASAALTVYKFKPQWLHLNKGQETQLLPEPKATPVTKSDTDSVKKVAQPADTIKKAISKPDSTLNKASVVAPPADSSTGPVFAIILESTKTLAKAQAEADHFQKKGVDARVYSGPGTGKLIKVVTGSFTTYEEAKAQKDRLVKEKKIDIKSYPYQLVKHQK from the coding sequence ATGGATATAGCCAATTACTTAAGTGAACTATTGGGCCAGCACGGCGAAATAAGTGTGCCGGGCCTTGGCTATTTTGTACATGTACGTGTGGGTGCCTGGTATAACGATGCCGAGCGTAAATTCTATCCCCCCGGTTATAAAATCCAGTTTGATCCGCAAACCCTTGATGGCGATGACACTTTAACAAAATATATTGCCGAAAAGAAAAAGATTTCGCTGGCATCATCTAAATATTTTACCGATAAATATATTAGTGCCCTAAAACAAGAGGCCGCGTTGCAGGAGGTTCCTTTTGCCGATTTGGGTTGGTTTTTTATGGATAAAGGCAGAATTGCTTTTAAATCGAAGGTAAGCAATACCGATAATGCATCTTTTTATGGGTATGCACCTGTCAGCATAAAAAAGTTAAACCAGCCTGCCGCGCCAGAGGTAACAGCCCAACCAGGCACTGTTGCGCCGGAGCATGTTAGCACGCCAATACAGGCAACAACAACACCCGTACAATCGCCGGAGCCATTGCCGTTGCCGCCGCCAATCAGGGATATTCAGTTTACAGAAACTGTTAATCAACCCGAAGAATATATTGATGACGAACCAGAAATCAGGCGTGGTATAAGCCTATGGGCTATTATATTAATAGTGGTAATCATTTTAGCCAGCGCCGCATTAACTGTTTACAAATTTAAACCACAGTGGCTGCATCTGAACAAAGGGCAGGAAACGCAACTACTACCTGAACCAAAGGCGACTCCTGTCACCAAAAGTGATACCGACTCTGTAAAAAAAGTAGCACAACCTGCTGATACGATCAAAAAGGCAATTTCAAAGCCCGATTCAACGTTAAATAAAGCAAGTGTTGTTGCTCCACCTGCCGATTCATCAACAGGTCCTGTTTTCGCCATAATCCTGGAGTCAACTAAAACGTTGGCAAAAGCGCAGGCTGAGGCAGATCACTTTCAGAAAAAGGGTGTTGATGCACGTGTTTACAGCGGTCCGGGTACAGGCAAGCTTATTAAAGTAGTAACGGGCAGCTTCACTACATACGAAGAGGCAAAAGCGCAAAAGGACAGGTTAGTAAAAGAAAAAAAAATAGATATAAAATCATATCCATATCAACTCGTTAAACATCAGAAATGA
- a CDS encoding TonB-dependent receptor, with protein MKLRYTYTLLTLIIALYFVPAQAQTKKPAKKATVKTTKTKTPAKAPVKKAATKTTVKKTDAGAKKLGDAVSRASQDTTKKGGANGNSPANGGSLSEEIVVTTAYKPVLADAVKIRRNPDLEDKVPFKAPLAYTPLDKKLDQDSEIKRLDAQKRPAEQDSVLLNNYVKAGVGSMKTLFGEAYFGNGRDQALQVGGFLKHLSQSGSWDKQTESKDEVGVFIKSINSENNISGRINYKRRGVYFYGHPDSIPLTFTPQKQYFNDISGEVELAKNFKDVENDFTYSVKLNGYSFGNAYKARESNIVLSGFVNQTIKQFYTGLGASVDLANPKDSAYNLNNSILRLNPYIKFQGTNYKIDAGVTIAKEFGDYNRFFVFPAAKLEYQVVPKYVRLFVEAKGDVNRASIHDFANANPYINQNIKLQNSVDQLDISAGLKGTLAPGLSFKAAVFRNSVKDMALFVSTQTAQGYKFDVIYDKGRSRVSGFNGELDFKATEDVNIFGRVEFKDYKMATEAQAWNLPKFLLTAGTAIHINNKVSITGSLLIRGTAYDRPFGIVPGPLGTPSPNTSLLTQNREIASFADLNGGVEYRVTPVITVFAQANNILNSGYQNWVYYPNYGFNIFGGVGFSF; from the coding sequence ATGAAATTAAGATACACCTATACGCTGCTTACCTTAATAATAGCATTATACTTTGTTCCTGCACAAGCGCAAACAAAGAAACCTGCAAAAAAGGCAACAGTAAAAACCACCAAAACCAAAACACCGGCCAAGGCACCTGTAAAAAAAGCCGCAACCAAAACCACTGTTAAAAAAACCGATGCCGGTGCAAAAAAGCTGGGCGATGCAGTTAGCAGAGCCAGCCAGGATACTACCAAAAAAGGCGGTGCTAACGGTAACAGCCCGGCAAATGGCGGCAGTTTATCAGAAGAAATTGTGGTAACCACTGCTTACAAACCTGTATTGGCCGATGCGGTAAAAATTCGGCGCAACCCCGATCTGGAAGATAAGGTGCCTTTTAAAGCCCCTTTAGCCTATACCCCACTGGATAAAAAACTTGATCAGGATTCGGAAATTAAGCGTCTTGACGCCCAAAAGAGGCCTGCCGAGCAGGACTCGGTATTGCTTAACAACTACGTTAAAGCAGGTGTAGGTAGCATGAAAACCTTATTTGGCGAAGCGTATTTTGGTAATGGTCGCGACCAGGCTTTACAGGTTGGCGGATTCCTGAAACACCTTTCGCAATCCGGCTCATGGGATAAGCAAACCGAAAGTAAAGACGAAGTTGGCGTATTTATCAAAAGCATCAATTCAGAAAATAACATAAGCGGCCGCATTAATTACAAACGCCGTGGTGTTTATTTTTATGGTCACCCGGATTCAATCCCTTTAACCTTTACCCCGCAAAAGCAATATTTTAATGATATCAGCGGCGAGGTTGAGCTGGCCAAAAACTTTAAGGATGTTGAAAACGACTTTACCTACTCGGTAAAATTAAATGGATATTCATTTGGCAATGCCTACAAAGCCCGCGAAAGCAACATCGTGCTTTCGGGTTTTGTAAACCAAACCATTAAGCAGTTTTATACCGGCCTGGGTGCTTCTGTCGATCTGGCCAACCCTAAAGACAGCGCCTATAACTTAAATAACAGCATCCTGCGGTTAAACCCTTATATCAAATTCCAGGGCACCAACTATAAAATTGATGCCGGCGTAACCATCGCTAAAGAATTTGGCGATTATAACCGCTTTTTTGTTTTCCCTGCCGCTAAACTTGAATACCAGGTAGTTCCTAAATATGTACGCCTTTTTGTTGAGGCCAAAGGTGACGTAAACAGGGCTTCAATACACGATTTTGCAAACGCAAACCCCTATATCAACCAAAACATAAAGCTTCAAAACTCGGTTGATCAGTTGGATATCAGCGCCGGCTTAAAAGGCACATTGGCACCCGGGCTAAGCTTTAAAGCAGCTGTATTCCGCAACAGCGTAAAAGATATGGCCCTATTTGTAAGCACGCAAACCGCGCAAGGTTATAAATTTGACGTGATATATGATAAAGGCCGATCGCGTGTAAGCGGCTTTAATGGCGAGCTTGATTTTAAGGCAACCGAAGATGTAAACATTTTTGGCCGCGTGGAGTTTAAGGATTATAAAATGGCAACAGAAGCGCAAGCCTGGAACCTGCCTAAGTTTTTGTTAACAGCAGGTACAGCCATTCATATTAACAACAAAGTAAGCATAACCGGCTCATTATTGATAAGAGGGACTGCCTATGACAGGCCATTTGGCATAGTACCGGGTCCGTTAGGAACGCCATCGCCAAATACAAGCCTGTTAACGCAAAACCGCGAAATTGCTTCATTTGCTGATTTGAATGGTGGTGTTGAATACCGGGTTACACCGGTTATTACGGTATTTGCACAGGCAAATAACATTTTAAACTCGGGTTATCAAAACTGGGTATACTATCCTAACTACGGATTTAATATCTTTGGCGGCGTTGGTTTCTCGTTTTAA
- the mgrA gene encoding L-glyceraldehyde 3-phosphate reductase codes for MTYLPSADRYQKMQYRRCGNSGIKLPAISLGLWHNFGHVDVTENYRKILHLAFDSGITHFDLANNYGPPPGSAEENFGRILKEDFRGYRDEMIISSKAGYTMWDGPYGDWGSKKYLVASLDQSLKRMDLDYVDIFYHHRPDPETPLEETMAALDLIVRQGKALYAGISNYPADVAAKAIKILKELGTPCLIHQPKYSMFERWVEGGLMDVLGNEGVGCIPFSPLAQGMLTNKYLHGIPEDSRAAKSTGFLQASQLTEERLSQIKKLNDLALQRGQTLAQMALAWLLKDTRVTSVLIGASRAEQLADSLKALDNIAFSADELAQIEAIL; via the coding sequence ATGACATACCTACCGTCTGCAGACAGATACCAGAAAATGCAATATCGCCGTTGTGGTAACAGCGGCATTAAATTACCGGCTATTTCGCTGGGTTTGTGGCACAATTTCGGGCACGTTGATGTTACCGAAAACTACCGCAAAATTTTACACCTTGCTTTTGATAGCGGCATTACCCATTTTGATTTGGCCAACAACTATGGCCCGCCCCCGGGTTCGGCCGAAGAGAATTTTGGCCGCATTTTAAAAGAGGACTTCCGCGGCTACCGCGATGAGATGATCATCAGCAGCAAAGCTGGTTACACCATGTGGGATGGCCCTTATGGCGATTGGGGATCAAAAAAATACTTGGTTGCCAGCCTTGATCAAAGCCTTAAACGTATGGACCTGGATTATGTAGATATATTTTACCACCACCGCCCGGATCCCGAAACACCGCTGGAAGAAACCATGGCTGCGCTTGATCTCATCGTTCGCCAGGGAAAAGCCTTATATGCAGGTATTTCCAACTACCCTGCCGATGTTGCCGCAAAAGCCATTAAAATATTAAAAGAGTTGGGTACGCCGTGCCTAATCCACCAGCCAAAATATTCCATGTTTGAGCGTTGGGTTGAAGGTGGCTTAATGGATGTATTGGGCAACGAAGGTGTGGGCTGTATCCCGTTTTCGCCACTGGCACAGGGTATGTTAACCAACAAATATTTACACGGCATCCCCGAAGATTCGCGCGCTGCAAAATCAACCGGCTTTTTACAGGCTTCGCAATTAACGGAAGAACGCCTGAGCCAGATAAAAAAACTTAATGATCTTGCCCTGCAACGCGGCCAAACACTTGCACAAATGGCATTGGCGTGGTTGCTGAAAGATACACGCGTTACATCGGTACTTATTGGCGCAAGCCGCGCCGAACAACTGGCCGACTCGTTAAAGGCGCTGGACAATATTGCTTTTTCGGCCGATGAACTGGCGCAGATTGAGGCGATATTGTAA
- a CDS encoding energy transducer TonB: MEYREEQNNYPKAFLATGIIMTLLIAACYFIVFQNPPKQEEGTGGILVNYGTTDEGMGNDYMSTEEPSVAEKANHTKPDKVTPAPPSEDKPTPQASEKTVVTQNTEDAPEVAAPTKKPTTAVATPQPTKAVAKPVVNQNALYKGKATTGTGQGDGTGNKPGNQGKPEGSTLTNNYNGTGSGNGGSLNMAQRNFVSRPSVSDDNRQTGKIMVDIRVDKDGNVIYARAGARGTTITDAALLQKCEDAVKNSKLNALDSAPDTQVGTVVFVFKVN; the protein is encoded by the coding sequence ATGGAATACAGGGAAGAGCAAAATAACTATCCAAAGGCGTTTTTAGCAACAGGCATTATCATGACCCTGCTGATAGCGGCATGTTATTTTATTGTGTTTCAAAACCCACCAAAACAAGAGGAAGGTACCGGCGGTATCCTGGTGAATTATGGCACCACCGATGAAGGGATGGGCAATGATTATATGAGCACCGAAGAACCTTCGGTTGCCGAGAAAGCTAACCATACCAAGCCCGATAAGGTTACCCCCGCCCCGCCGTCGGAGGATAAACCAACGCCGCAGGCCAGCGAAAAAACTGTTGTTACCCAAAATACCGAAGATGCGCCCGAAGTGGCCGCACCAACCAAAAAACCAACAACCGCGGTGGCTACACCACAGCCTACTAAAGCGGTGGCAAAACCTGTAGTGAACCAAAATGCCCTTTATAAAGGCAAAGCTACAACCGGTACAGGCCAGGGCGATGGTACGGGCAATAAACCCGGCAACCAGGGCAAACCGGAAGGCAGTACCTTAACCAATAATTATAACGGAACAGGATCTGGCAACGGTGGCAGCCTTAACATGGCTCAGCGTAATTTTGTAAGCCGTCCGTCGGTTAGCGACGACAACCGTCAAACTGGCAAAATAATGGTTGATATAAGAGTTGATAAAGATGGCAACGTGATATATGCGCGCGCCGGCGCCCGTGGTACCACCATAACCGATGCAGCACTTTTGCAAAAATGCGAAGATGCTGTAAAAAACTCCAAACTAAATGCACTTGATTCGGCACCGGATACCCAGGTTGGCACGGTGGTGTTTGTATTTAAGGTTAACTGA